ATCTGGACGTGCTGAAAAAAATCCCGGAGGTTGAGGTGGGTTTTACCATCACCACGGCAGACCGGGATGCCGCGCGGTTCCTGGAGCCCCGCGCCCCCTCCCCGGACCGCCGGTTCGAAGCACTGGCGCGGCTTGCGGAGGCAGGAATCTGGACGTGGATTTTTATTGCCCCGGTCGTGCCCGGCCTGGGTGATACCGAAGCAAACCTTACCACCATTCTTGAAAAAGCCAGGCGCGCCGGAGTGCGGGAGGTGGATTACGATCCCCTAAACTTCTACCCCACCTCCGTTGCGAACTTAAAATCCCTTTTCCGCAGGCGCTGGCCCCGGCTTCTTCCCGTTTTCCAGGCGGCCTGCGAGGATCAGGCCGGCTACCGGGCGCGTCTTTCCAGCCTCGCGCGCGAACTCTGGCCGCTTCACGGTTTTGCCGTCACCTGACTAATGGTTCATTTTGATGCATTTGTTTTCCCCGGGAATCTCAAGCGGAAATATGAAAAGTCGCTAAGCTTTTCCATGGGATGACTTTGGTGTCGCTGGCCGGGAAGCATCGGAAGGTTCTGCCAACATCTCCTCCAGAAATATACTTTCCGGAAAAAGGTAATCAGGATTGAACGGCGAATAATAAAAGAGTTCCTTCACAGAGCATGAAAGGATGATTGATATG
The sequence above is drawn from the Bacillota bacterium genome and encodes:
- a CDS encoding radical SAM protein; the protein is LDVLKKIPEVEVGFTITTADRDAARFLEPRAPSPDRRFEALARLAEAGIWTWIFIAPVVPGLGDTEANLTTILEKARRAGVREVDYDPLNFYPTSVANLKSLFRRRWPRLLPVFQAACEDQAGYRARLSSLARELWPLHGFAVT